The following DNA comes from Methanomassiliicoccales archaeon.
TCCCCTTGACCTTGAGGTCCCTGGCCTTGAGGCCTTTTCGCCACCATTGCTCGGTGGCCTTCATGACGGTGTCCCGGTTCTGCTTGTTCTTGAAGGCTACGGTGAGAACTCCGGCATCCCCTTCCGCCCAAAGGAGCGAGTTGCAATATTGGCAGTTGAGGACCTGGTCTCCTTCGTTCACTTGGATAGCGCCCCCGCAGGAAGGGCAGTTCAGGCCGACGCTGATGGGCATATTACATCCTCCTGGCCACAAAATTGGCGGCAACGAATATGCCCACCACGGTCACGGCCATCAAGACCACGGCGATCAACGGCGAAAACAGGGCGATCAGCCCTTCCACCAAGAAGGCGATGAAGCCCAGGCCGGCCACGGCTATGTAGGCCCCGGAGTTCCTTGGCGGGAACTCAGCTGAGAAGACCTCCCCAGTGGTGGCGCTTATGACCACCACGTATCCTTTCTGCTCGAACACGTAGTTCAGCTTCCATATAGGGAAGTACACCAGGGCTTGCTCCTTGGCCGCGCCCGGGAGAGCGCTCAGATAGGTGGCCATCTCGATGTCGGGTTTGGTCATTTCGGCGCCCTTCACATCGAACTTGTCGTCAAAGATCTTTAGGTCCCCGCCAGGCACTTTCAGGTTGTGCAGCCCCGGAAGCGTCGTCGACGCCGCCGGTTCCACGTACACCTGCTCCATGCCGTTGACGTCCCGCTTGAAGAGGTACACCGGGAAGTATTCCTTTTTCAACGATGATATCTGGGCCAGCTTGTCCAGGTCCTTGGCGCGGGTAGAGCCCCCGGCCCAGCGACGGAAGACGCCCACGGCGTCGTTCTCGCTCAGGGCGAAGGGCAGGGCATAATAGAAACTAGCGCCGGACCGGTCGATGAAGATCTGCGAGGAACAGTAGGAGCATTTGACGAACTTGTCGCCAGCGTCGAACTCCACCGGCGCCCCGCATTTGGTGCACTTCATGCTGGCCATCACATCACCTTACAGCCCTGTGCCGCACTCCGGGCAGAACTTAGTTGTGAGAGGGGACTCCTTGCCGCATTTGGGACAGGGCTTGCTCCCTTTCATCTGCCCTCCGCACTCCGGGCAGAACTTGGCCTCGGCCGGCACGTCATTGCCGCATTTGGGACAGGGGACCCTGCCGTTGGACATCTTGTTCCCACAGCTGTGGCAGAACTTGGCGTCCGGCGGATTGGGCGTATTGCATTTCGTGCAGGCCACCGTGGCCACTGCGGCGGGAGCCGCGGCCGGGGCTGGCTGAGCCGTTCCAGCTGCAGGCTGGGTGCCACCCTGGCGCATGGCGTCCACCATCATGTAGCCGGCACCGAAACCAGCGCCGACCCCCACGCCCGCTGCGGCAGCCCCGCCGGACGGGTTGGAGGCCGCCTCGCGCATGGCCTGACCGGCCTGGTAGGTGGCGTAGTTGGTGTTGAGTATCTGCATGGAGGCGCGCATGTCCACGGCCTTCTGCACCTCGTCGGGCATGGAGATGTACATCCCCGATACCTTGTCGATTATCACGCCGTAGAGCTCGAAGTGGTCCTTGGCCTTGCTCAGCACCACTTGCTCGATGTTCATGAGCTGGGCGGCCAGATCGGCCACTCCCATGCCCTTGGCCTTCATCTCGCCGATGGCGTTGTAGATCAGCACCACCATCTGCTCCTTGATGCGCTCCTCCACCTCGGGGGCGGTGGCCAGGTTCATGGTCCCCACGAACTGGTTGACAAAGTTCTCCGGAGCGCCCACCTTGTAACGGAACTCCCCGAAGACCCTCAGGTTGACCATACCGAACTCGGCGTCGCGGAACTGGTAGGGCTGTTTGCTCCCGTATTTTCCGTCGAAGACCTTCTTCTGCAGGTAGATAATCTCGGCCTGCTGCCGCGCTCCCGACAGCGCTTCGATGACCTTGCCGATTATCGGTGCGTTCAACGAGGTCAGGGCGTAACGGTCCGGTCGGTCCAGGTAGGCCATGGCCTTGCCGTCGCGATAGAACACCGCGATCTCGTCCTCGCGCACCACGATGTTGTCGTTGAGCTTTACGTTGCGGTCCATGCGGTACATGATGTTGTTCCGCTTGTCCGCGTCCTCCCATTTGAAAGTCTCTGCACCTATCAAGCTCATGTGATCACAGCCCCGTATCGGTTATAGCGGCCTTGCGCCGCTTGAAGCGGTCCTCAAGTCCTTCCACCCTGGCCCTGACGGTGTCCACGGCCTGTATCAGGCTTACATTGTCCCCAGAACGAACCATGCCCGGCAATTGGACCAGGGCCTCATCGATGAAGTTGATGCTCTCGATCATCGAGGCGTCGTACTCATAGAGCTTGTTGAGCTCGTGGTCCTTTATCTTCACGTCCGCAGAGATGCCGGAATACCCTACCTCGGCGTGCAGCATCTCGCCCTCCACCCTCTTCATGAGATTGACCAGGGAGCCCACTTCCTCCAGAGCATCGGACGTGGGGTCCTTCCGGACCAGCGCCCTGCGGGCGTCCTCAAGCTGGGCCCTCTCCTGGGACATTCTCTTGACCAGTTCCGCCCTCAGCATGCGGTCCGAGTCGCGAAGGTCCTCCCTGATGCGGTAGCCCCGGAACCCCGGGATGACCGTTTGGATTTTTTTCAGCAGGCCCCGGTCGTCCTCGACCTTATCCCTTATGTCTGGCAAAGGAACCAACTCCCTCGCCCCAGATATCGTAAGGCAATCTTAAAAACATTGGCCTACATCATCTTCCGGGTCATATCTCCAAGGGAACCGTACTTGCGCATGCCTCTCTTACCCAGGTAACGACCTATCAGGGCGCAGGGTATGACGATCAAGAAAGCCCACAGAGAATCTGTCAAGTAATAGACCACATCAGCGATCAATATCCCGACGGCTGCGCCCCAAATAGTCCCAAGCCATACCAGATTAAGCCCCAATCAACGCACCGAAGGAGTGATGATGTACCCATAATAATACAATTTTCATCATCGGCAAATGATTTGCATCATCTTTCATAGACAAACAAACTATCAGTCGCTCTTTTCAGCTTAAATATTTAGATTTTTGTCTACAGTGTATAAATAATCACTGTCCATTCATCTAATTATTAACGGACAACATTCATATAATGACAGTATATCCCATCGTGTCATAGTATAACAAGGAGAGTGAGATCACCTTGAACATTATAGAGAACAGTAGGTCCACAACTGGTACGAAGACACGTGTGCAGGACATCAGCCCGGTGAATGGAATGTGCCCCATTTGCATAGAGGATTGCAATGTCCTTTGTGAAGTGGGGAAGTCCGCCTTCCGCGGACGCGAAGTCCTCTATCCCATGCCGGAGTACTTCGGAAAGAGCACCGCGGCCTCCAACAAGGATTTCCATATGGACTGGTCGCATTTCCAGATCATGGCCGAGCTGATCGGGGCCCAGGGCATCGAGCCCACCCCGGACAAGGCCTTCTTCGAGAACGTCGACATCAACACCAGCGTGGCCACCAGGTCCAAGAAGCCGATAAAGCTCAAAGTACCGCTGGTAATCGCCGGACTGGGTTCCACCGCCGTGGCCAAGCGTTACTGGGAGGCCATGGCCAAGGGCGCCGCCATCAGCGGCATCATCCAGACCGTGGGCGAGAACGTCTGTGGCATGGACCCTGATTCCATCTATAGCAAGGGAAAGGTGACCAAGTCACCTGACCTGGTCTTCCGTGTTTCCTCCTTCAGGGAATTGTGGGACGGCAAGTACGGTGGCATCGCCGTACAGACCAACGTCGAGGACCAGCGCGGCGGCGTGGACGAGTACGCCCTGTCCAAGCTGGAGGTCGACATCATCGAGAGAAAGTGGGGCCAGGGCGCCAAGGCCATCGGCGGCGAGGTCCGGCTGACCACTTTGGAAAGGGCATTGGAGCTCAAGAAGAGGGGCTACCTGGTGCTGCCTGACCCCGAAGACAAGGACGTCCAGGAGTCGTTCAAGGCCGGGGCTTTCAAAAGCTTCGAGAGGCACTCCCGGGTCGGCTTCCCCGAGCACAAGTCCTTCGTGGAGGACGTGGAGGACCTGCGGTCCAAGGGCGCCAAGTACGTGTTCCTGAAGACCGGCGCCTACCGCCCGGAGGTCGTAGCGTTCACGATGAAGGCCGCTTCCGAGGCCAAGATCGATATGCTGACCTTCGACGGTGCCGGCGGCGGCACTGGCATGTCCCCGGTCCCCATGATGAACGAGATGAGCACCCCCACCGTGCATCTGCAGGCGCAGGTGCTCATGTGCACCCAGATAATGAAGAAGAAAAAGAAGTTCATACCCGACCTGGTCATGGCCGGCGGTTTCGTCAACGAGACGCAGATCTTCAAGTCCATGGCCATGAGCAACATGGGCGACGGCCCGCTGGTGAAGGCCATCGCCATGGCCAGGGCCCCGCTGCTGACGGTCATGAAGAGCCAGAACTTTGTCAAGCTGGCCGAGACGAACGAACTGCCCAGCAGCTTCACCGCCGCATACGGGAACGACCCCAGGCGCTTCTTCATCGCCGCGCAGGACATCGAGGACCGCTTCCCCGGCAAGAAACTGGGAAAGGACATCCCCTACGGGGCCGTGGGCGAGTACACCTACTTCGTCGATCGCGTTGGCGAAGGAATGAAGCAGCTCATGGCCGGAAGCCGCAAGTTCACCCTTCAGAACATGGCCCGCTCGGACCTCGCCTCCCTGACCCCCTACGCCGAGAAGGTCACCGGGATCGAGACCCTCGAGAACATGGCCCAGAGGGTCATGCTGCCGATGCTGGAGAAATGGTGAGCCGTCTTCTTCTAAACCTCAAAAACCCCTTTCCTCATTTTTTATTTACTGCGATCCTCGTGAATGTGCTCATCGTCTCATCCGGCTGGAACTAGTCTTTCTTGGCCCTGAAGAACATGAGCAGCAAGGGCAATGAGATGAACTGCAGGATGATGGAGATGGTTATCATCATCGGGATGGAGATGTCGTAAATCACTCCCAGTAGCACCGAGCCAACGAACCAGAACGAACCGAAAATGGTGTTGTAATACCCGTAGGCGGTGGCGCGGCAGCCCATGGGCGCCAGGTCGGCCACCAACGCCCTCATGATGGATTCCTGCGAGCCCATGCCGAGTCCGAATAGCACCATACCAAAAGCGATTAGCCAGGTCGAGTCGGAGAAGGTGAACAGGGGGAAGAAGGCCGTGGGAATGATCACCACCAGGAGCACCTTCGGACCTATCTTGTCGAAATACTTGCCAAGGACCATGGCCGAGATGGCGTCCGCCCCCATGGCCAGAGCGTAAAGCAAGGGGATCATGGCGCTGTCCGTTATGGAATGGTTCTCGATGTGGTAGGCGATCAGAGGGTAGTCGACGTACCCGGCGGCCAGGAAGGCGGCCGCCAATGCGTATATCCAGAAACGCCTGGGAAGGACGGGCTTGACGAACGGCGTGGCCTCTTCCATCTGCTGGGGCTTGGGGTATCTTTTATACGTATAATACAGAAGAACGAGGGTTATCACCGCAGGTATGCCCATGAACAGGAAGCTTTCGGAATAGGACCCCCCGCACATGAAGACCAGGGCTATCATGACCGGTCCAACCATGGCGCCTACCGAGGAAAGAGCTTCCTGCACGCCGAAGGCCCATCCCCTCCCGGTCTTGCTGGAGGCGTGGGACAGCATGGCGTCCCGGGCCGGCGACCTCACCGCCTTGCCCATGCGCTCCATCATCATCAGTATGGCGACGGAGTACCAGTCCCCGGCGAAGGCCAGCATGGGGATGGCGATAAGGTTCATGGTGTAACCGATCAGAACAATGGTCCAATACTTGCCCGTGCGGTCGGTCACGTGCCCGGACACCACCCTCCAACCGTACCCGATGAACTCACCGAAACCGGCCACCAGGCTGACCACCGCGGCGCTGGCCCCCAACGTCTTGAGGTAGGAACCGCTTATGCTCCTGGCGCCCTCGTAGGACATGTCGGCGAAGAGGCTTACCACGCCGAGCAGGATGATGAAATAGGTGGCGTATTTTAGGGAATGGCTTGCGCTGAGGCTACCGCTATCCTCCCTCCCTCCCATCAATTTACGAATATCCACTGGTGCATCCCATCCCTAGGAGCTAACCAAGTGGCGACATACATTACTGAATGAACATATAATACCTTCATCAATACTAACGGCTGTCTAGAAAATGGTAAGGTAGATTACCAAGCAGCTTCGTTAGCGCTCTCCATGAACGATGGTCGGAAGGGCAATCGCCTGATCGATGAGAGAAGCCCCTACCTCCTCCAGCATGCGCATAACCCGGTGGATTGGTACCCCTGGGGAAAGGAGGTCTTTGAGACGGCGAAACGCCTGGACCGCCCCATATTCCTCTCCATAGGCTATTCATCATGCCACTGGTGCCATGTGATGGAAAGGGAATCGTTCGAGGACCCGGAGATCGCCAAGCTGATGAACCGGGCCTTCATCAACATAAAGGTGGACCGGGAAGAGCGCCCGGACGTGGACAGCCTCTACATGAAGGTGTGCCAGATGATGACGGGCGGCGGAGGCTGGCCCCTCACCATAATCATGACCCCGGACCGGGTGCCCTTCTGGGCCGGGACCTACCTTCCACGGTTCACAAGGCAGGGGATGCCTGGCATGCTGGACCTAGTTCCAGCGGTGGAGAGGACCTGGAACGAGAGAAGGGAGGATATAATGGACGTCGCGGTCAACGTCCTGGAAATGCTCGACTCCATCGTCCGGGAACCGGTCGAAGGGGACGTCTCCTCCTTACCGGAACTGGCATTGGAAAAGATGAAGGAGGACTATGAACCGCGGCACGGAGGCTTTGACGGGGAACGCAAGTTCCCCAGTCCCCACAAGCTTCTGTTCCTGTTGCGTCTTTGGAAGGAGAAGCAGGACCAGAGCGCGCTGGACATGGCCACGTTCACCCTGGACAATATGATCATGGGCGGGATCAGGGACCATGTCGGGGGAGGCTTCCATCGCTATTCCACCGACCCGCGATGGCATGTGCCCCATTTCGAGACGATGCTCAACGACCAGGCGCTTATCCTCATAGCCCTCTCCGAGGCTTACGCCGCCACCTCAAAGGAAGCGTACAAGCAAGCGGCGGAGGAGCTGATGGCCTACGTGGAAGAGCGGCTCACCTCCCCAGAGGGGGCCTTCTATTCGTCGGAGGACGCTGACGCCGCGGGGGAAGAAGGCTCCTATTATCTATGGACGTACAGCGAGCTGTCCGCGCTCCTTGGTCCAGAGGACCTGGCGACCTTCAAGGAGCTTTACGACGTCTGGGATTCTGGCAATTACCGGGACGAGGCCACCCGCATGAGGTCTGGAAAGAACGTCCTGCATCTGACCTCCTTCGTCTCTGAACATGCGGCCAAGAAGGGCAAGGACCCGGAGGCCATGATGGCCTGGAACGTTCAGATGAGAGGCAGGTTGAAGGAAGCGAGACGAAAACGACCCTCGCCTGCCTTGGACGATAAGGTCCTGGCGGATTGGAACTGCCTTATGATCGTCGCCCTTTGCTCCGCCCATCGCTATCTAGGAACAGAAAATGCCTTGAAGAAGGCCGAACGGGCCTTGGCCTTTGTCGAGGAGCGTATGGTCGTGGAGGACGACCTGCAGCATAGCTGGCGGGAGGGCGCGGCCTCCATACCGGCCTTCCTGGACGATTACGCCTGCCTGACCTGGGCCCACCTGGAGATGTACTATCTGACATATGCACCTGGTCACCTGGAGAGAGCCCTGGCCTTGGCCGAGAGGATGCTGGTGCTTTTCGTCGATCGGGAGGATGGAGGCTTCTACCTATCGCGGGAGGACCCCGCTCTGCTGGTCCGGATAAAGGACCTTTACGACGGAGCGCTGCCTTCCGGCAACTCCGTCGCCTACTACACGTTCGCACAACTTGCTACCCTTTTCGACGATGCCAGGATCGTTAACGCCATGGAGAGCGTGGAGCATCATTTCCTGGACGAGCTGCGGACGTTCCCGGCCGCGCACGCCATGTTCATAAACGGTGTCCTGATGAAGAGGGAGGGCAAGATGCTGGAGATGTTCGGGGGGGCGAAGCTGCCGTTGGCCGGTTATCACCCGCACCTGCTGATGATAATGGCTGAGCACATGGAGGGAGGAGCAGTCAGGAACGAACCTGGCTTCCGCCTTTGCACCAAAGGCCAGTGCCTGCCGGAGACGAACGACCCCTTGGAGATATTGAAGCTGTTATAATAGGTCAAAGGCCGCGGCCAGTGCCCCGTCCTCCGCCTTGGCTACGGTGGATGCGGTGCCGATGATGATGGCGTCCCCGTCCCGGAGGTTGAACGCGCTTTGCAGGCATTTCGCAAGGACCGGGTCCTGGTCATCGATGATGAAATCAGGCGGGACGATGAGCTTGCCCCCCCTGACCACAAGGGTGGTGGCGCCCTCGGCCCCGGCTATGATGGCCGAGTCCCGCTGCTCCACGCCGAGCTTGATCTTGTCGCCGTTATTGCTCATCTGCACGGCCACGCACTCCTGGCCTAAGGCGATGGAGCCGTGCCCGATGCTGACCATCTTAATCGGAAGGTCGGAAAGGAAGGCGTTCCCGTGGCGGGTGATCTTGACGCCCGTCTGCCGGATGTCGATCATGTCCAGTCCACGGAGGTATTCGATTATGGTTCGCATGCTGCCTTCGCCGATGCCTACCGCCTCCGCTATCTGCTTGCGTCCCTTGCGCTTCTGGTCCGAGAGCACCATCAGCGTGCGGTACACGTGGTGGTTGCCAAAACGGTGCACTGGACCATAGCGGGGCAGATCGACGAGCTTCATGCCTAGAATACCGTGACCTGTCCTTTTACAACTTTCTCCGTGACCTTGCCTATGTTCTCCAACCACTCGTCGGATATGGCATAGGCCTCCTTCTGCCACTTGTTGAAGTCGGCACCAGGGGCCAGGAACAGCTGTACGCTGCAGGTCTCCGGGTCGCTGATGGGCCGGCCGATCTGGGAAAGAATGCGTACGTCGGCCTCCAGGACGTTTCCGTTGCTCTTCTTCACGATGTCGTTGGCGATCCAGTTGGCCAGGATGTTGTACATCTTGCCCACATGGGTGATGGGGTTCTTTCCGGCGGAGGCCTCCATGGACATAGGGCGGTACGGCGTTATGAGACCGTTCATACGGTTGCCGCGTCCTACAGATCCGTCGTCGCCGTTCTCCACGCTCAAGCCGGTGACCGTCAGGTAGAAGTTGCCAGTGGCCGGGTTGTCAGCGTGATTTATCTCTGCCTTAAGGTCGTAATCGGTGAACTTAGTGGCATTGTCCAGCACCCTCTCCTTCATCTCCTCGATAACGCTGATGTAGTGGTCGGCGTCGGGGATGTAGCGGTCGACCATGGCGCAGGCGATTGTCATGTTTATCTTCTTGTCTTTGCGAGAGCACATGACCTTGACGTCCTCCCCGGTCTCCTTGAGCTTCTTCTTCATGGCCCCGTTGATGTACTTCTCGGTCTCCAGGCATACCAGCTCCGTTTCGGAAAAGGGAGCAAAGGAGCAACCGAAGGATGTGTCATTGGCCAGCAGGCAATGGTTGCCGTGCCCGTCCATCTTGCACTGGTCCTTCAAGGCCTCGAAGTTCTTGATCAGGTCGAAGGAGCCCTTGCCGATGCGGCAGTCGACGGTGATATGCCTGTAGACGTCCAGGTTGGGGAAGCGCTTCAGGTACTCCTTGGTGGCAGAGATGGCCGTGGTGCTGTACGGTAAGCGCTCTCCATTCACCTGGGTGATGGCCCTTCCGGAAAGAACGATATGGATGGGCTCCAGTACCTCGCCGCCTCCGAACTTGGGGTTGCTCTGCCCGCCCACGACCTCGTTCTGGTCGGTGTTGTGGTGCAGTATCTCCCCGAACCTTTCCAGATACATTTTACACAGAGCGAGCGAAACGGCCTCGGCGATACCGTCGGAAATGCTGTCCGGGTGACCTATGCCTTTTCTTTCGACCAATTCCACGTTCTGTTGGGCCAACGGAGTGGCCAGGATGCTTTCGACCAGGATGTTCTTGGATGCTTTCTTGGGGGAGCCCTTTCGGGCCACGGGCTTTGCCGTCGCCTTTACCTTCTGACTGACCTTAGCCATGATAGATTCACCTTTAATTTACCAAGTCCGATAGTGCGGACTGGATAAGGCTTGTGAAATTCGTAATTTAATATAAGGCTGATTGCCTCTAATATTCATATATGAATAAACATATCGACCTTCATGAAGTTCCCGCAAGAGGCGGAGATCAAGCGCCTTCGTAAGTCCTTGGACATCACGCAATCGGAGCTGGCCCGGCTCAGCGGAGTGAGCCAATCCACCATCGCCAAACTGGAAAGGGGCAGCATCCACGGTAGTTACGAGGCGGTAACGAAGATATTCACTTCCCTGCAGGAGGAATCACGCAAGCGCTCCAAGGTCAGCCGCGCGGTTGACCTATCCACCAAGCAGATCGTGGGGGTTCAGGCCAACGAACTGGTCAGAGCGGCCACCGACCTGATGCGCTCCTCGGGGATATCTCAAATGCCAGTATTTCTTGGGCGACAGCACGTGGGCAGTATAAGCGAACAACAGATATTGGCCAGATTGCGGGATGGTGAACGCATGGAGACCATCGTGGAACTAAAGGTGGGTGATGTCATGGACGAGGCCTTCCCCATAGTGAGCGAGGATACCCCCATCGAGGCGGTGACCGCACTGCTGAGCACTTCGCACGCGGTCATGGTAGCCAGGAAGGGCGACATGAGCGGGATTATCACCTCGGCGGACCTTCTTAAGCTGAT
Coding sequences within:
- a CDS encoding glutamate synthase-related protein, whose product is MNIIENSRSTTGTKTRVQDISPVNGMCPICIEDCNVLCEVGKSAFRGREVLYPMPEYFGKSTAASNKDFHMDWSHFQIMAELIGAQGIEPTPDKAFFENVDINTSVATRSKKPIKLKVPLVIAGLGSTAVAKRYWEAMAKGAAISGIIQTVGENVCGMDPDSIYSKGKVTKSPDLVFRVSSFRELWDGKYGGIAVQTNVEDQRGGVDEYALSKLEVDIIERKWGQGAKAIGGEVRLTTLERALELKKRGYLVLPDPEDKDVQESFKAGAFKSFERHSRVGFPEHKSFVEDVEDLRSKGAKYVFLKTGAYRPEVVAFTMKAASEAKIDMLTFDGAGGGTGMSPVPMMNEMSTPTVHLQAQVLMCTQIMKKKKKFIPDLVMAGGFVNETQIFKSMAMSNMGDGPLVKAIAMARAPLLTVMKSQNFVKLAETNELPSSFTAAYGNDPRRFFIAAQDIEDRFPGKKLGKDIPYGAVGEYTYFVDRVGEGMKQLMAGSRKFTLQNMARSDLASLTPYAEKVTGIETLENMAQRVMLPMLEKW
- a CDS encoding helix-turn-helix domain-containing protein yields the protein MKFPQEAEIKRLRKSLDITQSELARLSGVSQSTIAKLERGSIHGSYEAVTKIFTSLQEESRKRSKVSRAVDLSTKQIVGVQANELVRAATDLMRSSGISQMPVFLGRQHVGSISEQQILARLRDGERMETIVELKVGDVMDEAFPIVSEDTPIEAVTALLSTSHAVMVARKGDMSGIITSADLLKLM
- a CDS encoding DUF4443 domain-containing protein, translating into MKLVDLPRYGPVHRFGNHHVYRTLMVLSDQKRKGRKQIAEAVGIGEGSMRTIIEYLRGLDMIDIRQTGVKITRHGNAFLSDLPIKMVSIGHGSIALGQECVAVQMSNNGDKIKLGVEQRDSAIIAGAEGATTLVVRGGKLIVPPDFIIDDQDPVLAKCLQSAFNLRDGDAIIIGTASTVAKAEDGALAAAFDLL
- a CDS encoding SPFH domain-containing protein translates to MSLIGAETFKWEDADKRNNIMYRMDRNVKLNDNIVVREDEIAVFYRDGKAMAYLDRPDRYALTSLNAPIIGKVIEALSGARQQAEIIYLQKKVFDGKYGSKQPYQFRDAEFGMVNLRVFGEFRYKVGAPENFVNQFVGTMNLATAPEVEERIKEQMVVLIYNAIGEMKAKGMGVADLAAQLMNIEQVVLSKAKDHFELYGVIIDKVSGMYISMPDEVQKAVDMRASMQILNTNYATYQAGQAMREAASNPSGGAAAAGVGVGAGFGAGYMMVDAMRQGGTQPAAGTAQPAPAAAPAAVATVACTKCNTPNPPDAKFCHSCGNKMSNGRVPCPKCGNDVPAEAKFCPECGGQMKGSKPCPKCGKESPLTTKFCPECGTGL
- a CDS encoding methionine adenosyltransferase, translated to MAKVSQKVKATAKPVARKGSPKKASKNILVESILATPLAQQNVELVERKGIGHPDSISDGIAEAVSLALCKMYLERFGEILHHNTDQNEVVGGQSNPKFGGGEVLEPIHIVLSGRAITQVNGERLPYSTTAISATKEYLKRFPNLDVYRHITVDCRIGKGSFDLIKNFEALKDQCKMDGHGNHCLLANDTSFGCSFAPFSETELVCLETEKYINGAMKKKLKETGEDVKVMCSRKDKKINMTIACAMVDRYIPDADHYISVIEEMKERVLDNATKFTDYDLKAEINHADNPATGNFYLTVTGLSVENGDDGSVGRGNRMNGLITPYRPMSMEASAGKNPITHVGKMYNILANWIANDIVKKSNGNVLEADVRILSQIGRPISDPETCSVQLFLAPGADFNKWQKEAYAISDEWLENIGKVTEKVVKGQVTVF
- a CDS encoding MFS transporter, with the translated sequence MGGREDSGSLSASHSLKYATYFIILLGVVSLFADMSYEGARSISGSYLKTLGASAAVVSLVAGFGEFIGYGWRVVSGHVTDRTGKYWTIVLIGYTMNLIAIPMLAFAGDWYSVAILMMMERMGKAVRSPARDAMLSHASSKTGRGWAFGVQEALSSVGAMVGPVMIALVFMCGGSYSESFLFMGIPAVITLVLLYYTYKRYPKPQQMEEATPFVKPVLPRRFWIYALAAAFLAAGYVDYPLIAYHIENHSITDSAMIPLLYALAMGADAISAMVLGKYFDKIGPKVLLVVIIPTAFFPLFTFSDSTWLIAFGMVLFGLGMGSQESIMRALVADLAPMGCRATAYGYYNTIFGSFWFVGSVLLGVIYDISIPMMITISIILQFISLPLLLMFFRAKKD
- a CDS encoding thioredoxin domain-containing protein produces the protein MNDGRKGNRLIDERSPYLLQHAHNPVDWYPWGKEVFETAKRLDRPIFLSIGYSSCHWCHVMERESFEDPEIAKLMNRAFINIKVDREERPDVDSLYMKVCQMMTGGGGWPLTIIMTPDRVPFWAGTYLPRFTRQGMPGMLDLVPAVERTWNERREDIMDVAVNVLEMLDSIVREPVEGDVSSLPELALEKMKEDYEPRHGGFDGERKFPSPHKLLFLLRLWKEKQDQSALDMATFTLDNMIMGGIRDHVGGGFHRYSTDPRWHVPHFETMLNDQALILIALSEAYAATSKEAYKQAAEELMAYVEERLTSPEGAFYSSEDADAAGEEGSYYLWTYSELSALLGPEDLATFKELYDVWDSGNYRDEATRMRSGKNVLHLTSFVSEHAAKKGKDPEAMMAWNVQMRGRLKEARRKRPSPALDDKVLADWNCLMIVALCSAHRYLGTENALKKAERALAFVEERMVVEDDLQHSWREGAASIPAFLDDYACLTWAHLEMYYLTYAPGHLERALALAERMLVLFVDREDGGFYLSREDPALLVRIKDLYDGALPSGNSVAYYTFAQLATLFDDARIVNAMESVEHHFLDELRTFPAAHAMFINGVLMKREGKMLEMFGGAKLPLAGYHPHLLMIMAEHMEGGAVRNEPGFRLCTKGQCLPETNDPLEILKLL
- a CDS encoding zinc ribbon domain-containing protein, with translation MASMKCTKCGAPVEFDAGDKFVKCSYCSSQIFIDRSGASFYYALPFALSENDAVGVFRRWAGGSTRAKDLDKLAQISSLKKEYFPVYLFKRDVNGMEQVYVEPAASTTLPGLHNLKVPGGDLKIFDDKFDVKGAEMTKPDIEMATYLSALPGAAKEQALVYFPIWKLNYVFEQKGYVVVISATTGEVFSAEFPPRNSGAYIAVAGLGFIAFLVEGLIALFSPLIAVVLMAVTVVGIFVAANFVARRM